One genomic segment of Streptomyces liangshanensis includes these proteins:
- a CDS encoding MurR/RpiR family transcriptional regulator, whose translation MSDSPATRLQQLFEGHRLTPTQRRIAHSMVRRAADVPFLSSVELAELAGVSQPSVTRFAVALGFDGYPALRKHLREVAPTGQDTDAAPYNEYQQAVLGEIENLRHLAELLADPAPAERAGRLLAASRPLPVLGLRAASSQARGFAYFAAKVHPDVRLLDEGGTMLADRIDTARTAGASALLCFALPRHPKEVVEALAYAREAGLTVITVADSAFAPVARHSDLLIPAAVGTGLAFDTACAPMLLGRVLLEAMCDHLPEAQARLEEFDAGAAARGLFAE comes from the coding sequence GTGAGCGACAGCCCTGCCACCCGCCTCCAGCAGCTCTTCGAGGGCCACCGCCTCACCCCCACCCAGCGGCGCATCGCGCACAGCATGGTGCGCCGGGCCGCGGACGTGCCCTTCCTGTCGAGTGTCGAACTCGCCGAACTGGCCGGGGTCAGCCAGCCGTCCGTCACCCGCTTCGCCGTCGCGCTCGGCTTCGACGGCTACCCGGCGCTGCGCAAGCACCTGCGCGAGGTCGCGCCCACCGGGCAGGACACGGACGCCGCCCCGTACAACGAGTACCAGCAGGCCGTGCTGGGCGAGATCGAGAACCTCAGGCACCTGGCCGAGCTCCTCGCCGACCCGGCGCCGGCCGAGCGGGCGGGCCGGCTCCTCGCCGCCTCCCGCCCCCTGCCGGTGCTCGGGCTGCGCGCCGCCTCCTCGCAGGCGCGCGGCTTCGCGTACTTCGCCGCCAAGGTCCATCCGGACGTACGGCTGCTGGACGAGGGCGGCACGATGCTCGCCGACCGGATCGACACGGCGCGGACGGCGGGCGCCAGCGCCCTCCTCTGCTTCGCCCTGCCGCGCCACCCCAAGGAGGTCGTCGAGGCCCTCGCGTACGCGCGCGAGGCGGGACTGACCGTGATCACCGTCGCCGACTCCGCGTTCGCGCCGGTCGCCCGGCACAGCGACCTGCTGATCCCGGCGGCCGTCGGCACGGGCCTCGCCTTCGACACGGCCTGCGCGCCGATGCTGCTGGGGCGGGTCCTGCTGGAGGCTATGTGCGACCACCTCCCTGAGGCGCAGGCGCGCCTGGAGGAGTTCGACGCGGGGGCGGCGGCGCGGGGGCTGTTCGCGGAGTAG
- a CDS encoding aromatic amino acid ammonia-lyase: MSSHPSHPLYPAYASKAGAVVVLDGQSLPVADVVRLADGDARPVPGTDAMKRVEGTWDVARELAASGRVYGRSTGVGANRTEAVPTEAAADHGLRLLRSHAGAIGAALPAREVRAMLAVRANQLLAGGAGLRPTVVTALCEALETGAYPVVNEFGSVGTGDIAALAQVGLALAGEHPWRGGPAPEAQPLDNNDALALISSNALTLGQAALALDELRRLVTATELVAALSLLAVDGSYETFAEPVHAARRHAGSYAVAADMRRILGAPDRPAPPLGRIQDPYGFRCVPQIHGPARDAADALESALAVEINAAAENPLIVPGTESEPAPAAYHHGGFYLAQLALALDHFRLSLVQTARLSTSRLAALNEPAFTRLRPFLADAEPASSGVMILEYAAGAALGDLRAYSAPASLGHTVLSRGVEEQASFASLAARQTLRAAGAYRLVVGCELVAAVRALRQRGLRPDPGLPVGRAFGLAESVLQEAFADRPLTDDVTGAAALLDRFTDLAKDAPGRTTGAAARTTAGPTPVPPPDPDPRRGIA; encoded by the coding sequence CGTCGAAGGCCGGCGCCGTGGTGGTCCTGGACGGGCAGAGCCTGCCGGTGGCCGACGTCGTGCGGCTGGCCGACGGGGACGCCCGGCCCGTTCCCGGCACCGACGCGATGAAGCGCGTCGAGGGGACCTGGGACGTGGCGCGCGAGCTGGCCGCGTCCGGGCGGGTGTACGGGCGGTCCACCGGCGTCGGCGCCAACCGTACCGAGGCCGTCCCCACCGAGGCCGCCGCCGACCACGGGCTGCGGCTCCTGCGCAGCCACGCCGGGGCCATCGGCGCCGCGCTGCCCGCCCGCGAGGTCCGCGCGATGCTCGCCGTACGGGCCAACCAGCTCCTCGCCGGCGGCGCCGGGCTGCGCCCGACCGTCGTCACCGCGCTCTGCGAGGCCCTGGAGACCGGCGCGTACCCCGTGGTCAACGAGTTCGGGTCCGTCGGTACGGGCGACATCGCCGCCCTCGCCCAGGTGGGCCTCGCCCTCGCCGGCGAACACCCCTGGCGCGGCGGGCCCGCCCCCGAGGCACAGCCCCTCGACAACAACGACGCGCTCGCGCTCATCAGCAGCAACGCGCTGACGCTCGGTCAGGCGGCCCTGGCACTGGACGAGTTGCGCCGCCTGGTGACCGCCACCGAACTGGTCGCCGCGCTCTCGCTGCTCGCCGTCGACGGCTCGTACGAGACGTTCGCCGAGCCGGTCCACGCGGCCCGCCGCCACGCCGGTTCGTACGCCGTCGCCGCCGACATGCGCCGGATCCTCGGCGCCCCCGACCGCCCCGCCCCGCCGCTCGGCCGCATCCAGGACCCGTACGGCTTCCGCTGCGTCCCGCAGATACACGGCCCGGCCAGGGATGCCGCCGACGCCTTGGAGAGCGCGCTCGCCGTCGAGATCAACGCCGCCGCCGAGAACCCGCTGATCGTCCCCGGCACGGAGAGCGAGCCCGCCCCCGCCGCGTACCACCACGGCGGCTTCTACCTCGCCCAACTGGCCCTGGCCCTCGACCACTTCCGGCTCTCGCTCGTCCAGACCGCCCGCCTCTCCACCTCCCGCCTCGCCGCCCTCAACGAGCCCGCCTTCACCCGCCTGCGGCCCTTCCTCGCCGACGCCGAGCCCGCCAGCTCCGGCGTGATGATCCTGGAGTACGCGGCCGGCGCCGCGCTCGGCGACCTGCGCGCCTACTCCGCGCCGGCCTCGCTCGGCCACACCGTCCTGTCCCGCGGCGTCGAGGAACAGGCCAGCTTCGCTTCCCTCGCCGCCCGCCAGACCCTCCGCGCCGCCGGCGCCTACCGGCTGGTCGTCGGCTGCGAACTGGTCGCCGCCGTCCGGGCGTTGCGGCAGCGCGGACTGCGGCCCGACCCGGGGCTGCCGGTGGGGCGGGCCTTCGGGCTGGCGGAGTCCGTCCTCCAAGAGGCGTTCGCCGACCGGCCCTTGACCGATGATGTGACGGGCGCCGCCGCGCTGCTCGACCGGTTCACCGACCTGGCGAAGGACGCACCGGGCCGTACGACCGGGGCGGCGGCCCGTACGACAGCCGGCCCGACGCCCGTCCCGCCGCCAGACCCGGACCCGAGAAGGGGGATCGCGTGA